The Brachyhypopomus gauderio isolate BG-103 chromosome 2, BGAUD_0.2, whole genome shotgun sequence genome contains a region encoding:
- the fgd4a gene encoding FYVE, RhoGEF and PH domain-containing protein 4a isoform X9: MRQGHISLSESKREGSPLKHKPIKGAPVHKSVVRPLESCDKPLDSSSHVRRPSANGVLARMDRDAAPDGQQPLLNGDAEDSAVDGKPDLSASRPDTAEQEDTENETRKEDMGMEHKETNEQKLYKIASELLQTEKAYVARLNLLDQVFLAKLMEEAGKGTFPVDVVKNIFSNISSINAFHSQFLLPDLEKRMGEWQSTPRIGDILQKLTPFLKMYAEYVRNFDHAMELLKLWTDRSPQFKAIIQEIQKQEVCGSLTLQHHMLEPVQRVPRYEMLLKDYLKKLPQEHMDHRDAEKSLEIIATAATHSNTAIRKNDNLKKLLEIYEMLGEEEDIVNASNEFIKEGHILKLAARNTSAMDRYLFLFNNMLLYCVPKFSLVGQKFTLRTRIGIDGLKVTETFNDDYPHTFQVSGKERTLELQASSEQDKEGWIKAFQETIEVFLQKNETFKTASKELEEVSISELGKRAPRWIRDNEVTMCMKCREPFNALTRRRHHCRACGYVVCWKCSDNKAALEYDGNKINKVCRDCYSVLTGHADSEEKEGKKKGILEIEAAQFSGSSIMCGFLQYCEKNKPWQKVWCVIPQKEALVLYLYGAPQDVKAQCTIPLLGYLVDDAARPTDPPAIFRLSQSKSVHSFAAETEELKQRWLRVVRLAVTGEVPEAPPPGDATVLESSQEPSTESM; the protein is encoded by the exons ccTCTCAGAGAGCAAgcgggagggctctcctctcaAGCACAAACCTATCAAGGGCGCTCCTGTGCACAAGAGCGTTGTGAGGCCGCTCGAGTCCTGTGATAAGCCGCTGGACAGCAGCAGCCATGTGCGCAGGCCCTCGGCCAACGGCGTGCTAGCCCGGATGGACAGAGACGCTGCTCCGGACGGCCAGCAGCCACTGCTCAACGGAGACGCAGAGGACTCGGCGGTGGATGGGAAACCAGACCTGTCTGCCTCTCGCCCCGATACGGCAGAGCAGGAGGACACAGAAAATGAAACCCGCAAGGAAGACATGGGCATGGAacacaag GAGACCAATGAACAGAAGCTTTATAAGATTGCCAGTGAGCTTTTGCAGACAGAGAAGGCTTATGTGGCAAGACTCAACTTATTAGACCAG GTGTTCCTCGCAAAGTTGATGGAGGAGGCAGGGAAAGGAACATTCCCAGTGGATGTAGTGAAGAACATCTTCTCCAATATCTCCTCCATCAATGCCTTCCACAGCCAGTTCCTCCTGCCAGACCTGGAAAAACGCATGGGGGAATG GCAGTCCACACCTCGCATCGGGGACATCCTTCAGAAGCTCACGCCTTTCCTGAAGATGTACGCAGAGTACGTGAGGAACTTTGATCACGCCATGGAGCTGCTAAAACTCTGGACGGATCGCTCGCCTCAGTTTAAAGCCATCATACAGGAAATCCAG AAGCAGGAAGTTTGTGGGAGTCTCACTCTACAGCACCACATGTTGGAGCCGGTCCAGAGAGTGCCTAGATATGAGATGCTCCTCAAAGACTACCTGAAGAAGCTTCCTCAGGAACACATGGACCACAGGGATGCGGAGA AGTCCTTGGAGATTATTGCTACAGCAGCCACCCATTCCAACACGGCAATTCGCAAAAAT GACAACTTGAAGAAATTGCTGGAAATCTACGAGAtgctgggggaggaggaggacatTGTGAACGCCTCCAACGAGTTCATTAAAGAGGGCCACATTCTCAAACTGGCCGCCAGGAACACGTCGGCCATGGACAGATATCTCTTCCTG TTCAACAACATGCTGCTGTATTGTGTACCCAAGTTCAGTCTTGTTGGACAGAAGTTCACTTTGCGTACACGGATAGGAATCGACGGCCTGAAGGTGACGGAGACGTTCAACGACGACTACCCACACACCTTCCAGGTGTCCGGCAAGGAGCGCACACTGGAGCTGCAGGCCAG CTCCGAGCAAGACAAGGAGGGCTGGATAAAG GCATTCCAGGAAACAATTGAGGTCTTTCTCCAAAAGAACGAGACGTTTAAAACAGCATCTAAGGAACTGGAGGAAGTATCG ATATCCGAGCTGGGGAAACGAGCTCCCCGCTGGATTCGGGACAATGAGGTGACCATGTGCATGAAGTGCAGAGAGCCTTTCAATGCCCTGACGCGAAGGAGACACCACTGCCGCGCGTGCGGCTAT GTGGTTTGCTGGAAGTGCTCGGACAACAAGGCTGCGCTGGAATACGATGGCAACAAGATTAACAAGGTGTGTCGTGACTGCTACTCGGTCCTAACCGGCCATGCGGACAGCGAGGAGAAGGAAGGCAAGAAGAAAGGGATTCTGGAG ATTGAAGCAGCACAGTTCTCAGGTAGTAGCATAATGTGTGGCTTCCTGCAGTACTGTGAGAAGAACAAGCCCTGGCAGAAGGTCTGGTGTGTCATTCCCCAGAAGGAGGCTTTAGTGCTCTACCTGTACGGAGCTCCACAG GACGTTAAGGCCCAGTGCACCATTCCTCTGCTGGGCTACTTGGTAGACGACGCTGCCCGGCCCACGGATCCTCCGGCCATTTTCCGGCTGTCCCAGTCGAAGTCCGTGCACAGTTTCGCAGCGGAGACCGAGGAGCTGAAGCAGCGCTGGCTACGTGTCGTCCGCTTGGCCGTGACCGGCGAGGTGCcagaggccccgccccctggcgACGCCACCGTGCTGGAGAGCAGTCAGGAGCCGAGCACAGAGAGCATGTGA
- the fgd4a gene encoding FYVE, RhoGEF and PH domain-containing protein 4a isoform X3, with protein sequence MGGGLRTMRQHQKYCFGGSKDQGDKACCFSSKNPDDAEACVAVKIAQSKDPERSPSARGSSSERQSQDSRPRGQSSPGVNGRGSGRCLPQHLKPQVPPKPEHLQSPVTELCVSLGKTPPFSSKMEDGGGGGSTKGRVLDLINHFEENSLSESKREGSPLKHKPIKGAPVHKSVVRPLESCDKPLDSSSHVRRPSANGVLARMDRDAAPDGQQPLLNGDAEDSAVDGKPDLSASRPDTAEQEDTENETRKEDMGMEHKETNEQKLYKIASELLQTEKAYVARLNLLDQVFLAKLMEEAGKGTFPVDVVKNIFSNISSINAFHSQFLLPDLEKRMGEWQSTPRIGDILQKLTPFLKMYAEYVRNFDHAMELLKLWTDRSPQFKAIIQEIQKQEVCGSLTLQHHMLEPVQRVPRYEMLLKDYLKKLPQEHMDHRDAEKSLEIIATAATHSNTAIRKNDNLKKLLEIYEMLGEEEDIVNASNEFIKEGHILKLAARNTSAMDRYLFLFNNMLLYCVPKFSLVGQKFTLRTRIGIDGLKVTETFNDDYPHTFQVSGKERTLELQASSEQDKEGWIKAFQETIEVFLQKNETFKTASKELEEVSISELGKRAPRWIRDNEVTMCMKCREPFNALTRRRHHCRACGYVVCWKCSDNKAALEYDGNKINKVCRDCYSVLTGHADSEEKEGKKKGILEIEAAQFSGSSIMCGFLQYCEKNKPWQKVWCVIPQKEALVLYLYGAPQDVKAQCTIPLLGYLVDDAARPTDPPAIFRLSQSKSVHSFAAETEELKQRWLRVVRLAVTGEVPEAPPPGDATVLESSQEPSTESM encoded by the exons ATCAAGGAGACAAGGCCTGTTGCTTCTCCAGCAAGAACCCTGATGATGCAGAGGCTTGTGTAGCAGTGAAGATCGCTCAGTCCAAAG ATCCTGAGAGGAGCCCCAGCGCACGAGGCAGTTCcagtgagagacagagtcagGACAGCAGGCCCAGAGGCCAGAGCTCTCCTGGAGTAAATGGAAGAGGTTCGGGCCGCTGCCTACCACAGCATCTCAAACCACAAG TGCCACCTAAACCAGAACACCTCCAGAGCCCGGTGACAGAGCTGTGTGTATCGCTGGGCAAGACTCCACCCTTCAGCTCCAagatggaggatggaggaggtgggggaagCACGAAGGGCAGAGTGTTGGACCTCATTAACCACTTTGAGGAGAACAG ccTCTCAGAGAGCAAgcgggagggctctcctctcaAGCACAAACCTATCAAGGGCGCTCCTGTGCACAAGAGCGTTGTGAGGCCGCTCGAGTCCTGTGATAAGCCGCTGGACAGCAGCAGCCATGTGCGCAGGCCCTCGGCCAACGGCGTGCTAGCCCGGATGGACAGAGACGCTGCTCCGGACGGCCAGCAGCCACTGCTCAACGGAGACGCAGAGGACTCGGCGGTGGATGGGAAACCAGACCTGTCTGCCTCTCGCCCCGATACGGCAGAGCAGGAGGACACAGAAAATGAAACCCGCAAGGAAGACATGGGCATGGAacacaag GAGACCAATGAACAGAAGCTTTATAAGATTGCCAGTGAGCTTTTGCAGACAGAGAAGGCTTATGTGGCAAGACTCAACTTATTAGACCAG GTGTTCCTCGCAAAGTTGATGGAGGAGGCAGGGAAAGGAACATTCCCAGTGGATGTAGTGAAGAACATCTTCTCCAATATCTCCTCCATCAATGCCTTCCACAGCCAGTTCCTCCTGCCAGACCTGGAAAAACGCATGGGGGAATG GCAGTCCACACCTCGCATCGGGGACATCCTTCAGAAGCTCACGCCTTTCCTGAAGATGTACGCAGAGTACGTGAGGAACTTTGATCACGCCATGGAGCTGCTAAAACTCTGGACGGATCGCTCGCCTCAGTTTAAAGCCATCATACAGGAAATCCAG AAGCAGGAAGTTTGTGGGAGTCTCACTCTACAGCACCACATGTTGGAGCCGGTCCAGAGAGTGCCTAGATATGAGATGCTCCTCAAAGACTACCTGAAGAAGCTTCCTCAGGAACACATGGACCACAGGGATGCGGAGA AGTCCTTGGAGATTATTGCTACAGCAGCCACCCATTCCAACACGGCAATTCGCAAAAAT GACAACTTGAAGAAATTGCTGGAAATCTACGAGAtgctgggggaggaggaggacatTGTGAACGCCTCCAACGAGTTCATTAAAGAGGGCCACATTCTCAAACTGGCCGCCAGGAACACGTCGGCCATGGACAGATATCTCTTCCTG TTCAACAACATGCTGCTGTATTGTGTACCCAAGTTCAGTCTTGTTGGACAGAAGTTCACTTTGCGTACACGGATAGGAATCGACGGCCTGAAGGTGACGGAGACGTTCAACGACGACTACCCACACACCTTCCAGGTGTCCGGCAAGGAGCGCACACTGGAGCTGCAGGCCAG CTCCGAGCAAGACAAGGAGGGCTGGATAAAG GCATTCCAGGAAACAATTGAGGTCTTTCTCCAAAAGAACGAGACGTTTAAAACAGCATCTAAGGAACTGGAGGAAGTATCG ATATCCGAGCTGGGGAAACGAGCTCCCCGCTGGATTCGGGACAATGAGGTGACCATGTGCATGAAGTGCAGAGAGCCTTTCAATGCCCTGACGCGAAGGAGACACCACTGCCGCGCGTGCGGCTAT GTGGTTTGCTGGAAGTGCTCGGACAACAAGGCTGCGCTGGAATACGATGGCAACAAGATTAACAAGGTGTGTCGTGACTGCTACTCGGTCCTAACCGGCCATGCGGACAGCGAGGAGAAGGAAGGCAAGAAGAAAGGGATTCTGGAG ATTGAAGCAGCACAGTTCTCAGGTAGTAGCATAATGTGTGGCTTCCTGCAGTACTGTGAGAAGAACAAGCCCTGGCAGAAGGTCTGGTGTGTCATTCCCCAGAAGGAGGCTTTAGTGCTCTACCTGTACGGAGCTCCACAG GACGTTAAGGCCCAGTGCACCATTCCTCTGCTGGGCTACTTGGTAGACGACGCTGCCCGGCCCACGGATCCTCCGGCCATTTTCCGGCTGTCCCAGTCGAAGTCCGTGCACAGTTTCGCAGCGGAGACCGAGGAGCTGAAGCAGCGCTGGCTACGTGTCGTCCGCTTGGCCGTGACCGGCGAGGTGCcagaggccccgccccctggcgACGCCACCGTGCTGGAGAGCAGTCAGGAGCCGAGCACAGAGAGCATGTGA
- the fgd4a gene encoding FYVE, RhoGEF and PH domain-containing protein 4a isoform X2, translating into MLDMSNQDVSDFRRTAFRRKTKAYGGSVEHHECTSDTDQGDKACCFSSKNPDDAEACVAVKIAQSKDPERSPSARGSSSERQSQDSRPRGQSSPGVNGRVPPKPEHLQSPVTELCVSLGKTPPFSSKMEDGGGGGSTKGRVLDLINHFEENSLSESKREGSPLKHKPIKGAPVHKSVVRPLESCDKPLDSSSHVRRPSANGVLARMDRDAAPDGQQPLLNGDAEDSAVDGKPDLSASRPDTAEQEDTENETRKEDMGMEHKETNEQKLYKIASELLQTEKAYVARLNLLDQVFLAKLMEEAGKGTFPVDVVKNIFSNISSINAFHSQFLLPDLEKRMGEWQSTPRIGDILQKLTPFLKMYAEYVRNFDHAMELLKLWTDRSPQFKAIIQEIQKQEVCGSLTLQHHMLEPVQRVPRYEMLLKDYLKKLPQEHMDHRDAEKSLEIIATAATHSNTAIRKNDNLKKLLEIYEMLGEEEDIVNASNEFIKEGHILKLAARNTSAMDRYLFLFNNMLLYCVPKFSLVGQKFTLRTRIGIDGLKVTETFNDDYPHTFQVSGKERTLELQASSEQDKEGWIKAFQETIEVFLQKNETFKTASKELEEVSISELGKRAPRWIRDNEVTMCMKCREPFNALTRRRHHCRACGYVVCWKCSDNKAALEYDGNKINKVCRDCYSVLTGHADSEEKEGKKKGILEIEAAQFSGSSIMCGFLQYCEKNKPWQKVWCVIPQKEALVLYLYGAPQDVKAQCTIPLLGYLVDDAARPTDPPAIFRLSQSKSVHSFAAETEELKQRWLRVVRLAVTGEVPEAPPPGDATVLESSQEPSTESM; encoded by the exons ATCAAGGAGACAAGGCCTGTTGCTTCTCCAGCAAGAACCCTGATGATGCAGAGGCTTGTGTAGCAGTGAAGATCGCTCAGTCCAAAG ATCCTGAGAGGAGCCCCAGCGCACGAGGCAGTTCcagtgagagacagagtcagGACAGCAGGCCCAGAGGCCAGAGCTCTCCTGGAGTAAATGGAAGAG TGCCACCTAAACCAGAACACCTCCAGAGCCCGGTGACAGAGCTGTGTGTATCGCTGGGCAAGACTCCACCCTTCAGCTCCAagatggaggatggaggaggtgggggaagCACGAAGGGCAGAGTGTTGGACCTCATTAACCACTTTGAGGAGAACAG ccTCTCAGAGAGCAAgcgggagggctctcctctcaAGCACAAACCTATCAAGGGCGCTCCTGTGCACAAGAGCGTTGTGAGGCCGCTCGAGTCCTGTGATAAGCCGCTGGACAGCAGCAGCCATGTGCGCAGGCCCTCGGCCAACGGCGTGCTAGCCCGGATGGACAGAGACGCTGCTCCGGACGGCCAGCAGCCACTGCTCAACGGAGACGCAGAGGACTCGGCGGTGGATGGGAAACCAGACCTGTCTGCCTCTCGCCCCGATACGGCAGAGCAGGAGGACACAGAAAATGAAACCCGCAAGGAAGACATGGGCATGGAacacaag GAGACCAATGAACAGAAGCTTTATAAGATTGCCAGTGAGCTTTTGCAGACAGAGAAGGCTTATGTGGCAAGACTCAACTTATTAGACCAG GTGTTCCTCGCAAAGTTGATGGAGGAGGCAGGGAAAGGAACATTCCCAGTGGATGTAGTGAAGAACATCTTCTCCAATATCTCCTCCATCAATGCCTTCCACAGCCAGTTCCTCCTGCCAGACCTGGAAAAACGCATGGGGGAATG GCAGTCCACACCTCGCATCGGGGACATCCTTCAGAAGCTCACGCCTTTCCTGAAGATGTACGCAGAGTACGTGAGGAACTTTGATCACGCCATGGAGCTGCTAAAACTCTGGACGGATCGCTCGCCTCAGTTTAAAGCCATCATACAGGAAATCCAG AAGCAGGAAGTTTGTGGGAGTCTCACTCTACAGCACCACATGTTGGAGCCGGTCCAGAGAGTGCCTAGATATGAGATGCTCCTCAAAGACTACCTGAAGAAGCTTCCTCAGGAACACATGGACCACAGGGATGCGGAGA AGTCCTTGGAGATTATTGCTACAGCAGCCACCCATTCCAACACGGCAATTCGCAAAAAT GACAACTTGAAGAAATTGCTGGAAATCTACGAGAtgctgggggaggaggaggacatTGTGAACGCCTCCAACGAGTTCATTAAAGAGGGCCACATTCTCAAACTGGCCGCCAGGAACACGTCGGCCATGGACAGATATCTCTTCCTG TTCAACAACATGCTGCTGTATTGTGTACCCAAGTTCAGTCTTGTTGGACAGAAGTTCACTTTGCGTACACGGATAGGAATCGACGGCCTGAAGGTGACGGAGACGTTCAACGACGACTACCCACACACCTTCCAGGTGTCCGGCAAGGAGCGCACACTGGAGCTGCAGGCCAG CTCCGAGCAAGACAAGGAGGGCTGGATAAAG GCATTCCAGGAAACAATTGAGGTCTTTCTCCAAAAGAACGAGACGTTTAAAACAGCATCTAAGGAACTGGAGGAAGTATCG ATATCCGAGCTGGGGAAACGAGCTCCCCGCTGGATTCGGGACAATGAGGTGACCATGTGCATGAAGTGCAGAGAGCCTTTCAATGCCCTGACGCGAAGGAGACACCACTGCCGCGCGTGCGGCTAT GTGGTTTGCTGGAAGTGCTCGGACAACAAGGCTGCGCTGGAATACGATGGCAACAAGATTAACAAGGTGTGTCGTGACTGCTACTCGGTCCTAACCGGCCATGCGGACAGCGAGGAGAAGGAAGGCAAGAAGAAAGGGATTCTGGAG ATTGAAGCAGCACAGTTCTCAGGTAGTAGCATAATGTGTGGCTTCCTGCAGTACTGTGAGAAGAACAAGCCCTGGCAGAAGGTCTGGTGTGTCATTCCCCAGAAGGAGGCTTTAGTGCTCTACCTGTACGGAGCTCCACAG GACGTTAAGGCCCAGTGCACCATTCCTCTGCTGGGCTACTTGGTAGACGACGCTGCCCGGCCCACGGATCCTCCGGCCATTTTCCGGCTGTCCCAGTCGAAGTCCGTGCACAGTTTCGCAGCGGAGACCGAGGAGCTGAAGCAGCGCTGGCTACGTGTCGTCCGCTTGGCCGTGACCGGCGAGGTGCcagaggccccgccccctggcgACGCCACCGTGCTGGAGAGCAGTCAGGAGCCGAGCACAGAGAGCATGTGA
- the fgd4a gene encoding FYVE, RhoGEF and PH domain-containing protein 4a isoform X6: protein MLDMSNQDVSDFRRTAFRRKTKAYGGSVEHHECTSDTDPERSPSARGSSSERQSQDSRPRGQSSPGVNGRVPPKPEHLQSPVTELCVSLGKTPPFSSKMEDGGGGGSTKGRVLDLINHFEENSLSESKREGSPLKHKPIKGAPVHKSVVRPLESCDKPLDSSSHVRRPSANGVLARMDRDAAPDGQQPLLNGDAEDSAVDGKPDLSASRPDTAEQEDTENETRKEDMGMEHKETNEQKLYKIASELLQTEKAYVARLNLLDQVFLAKLMEEAGKGTFPVDVVKNIFSNISSINAFHSQFLLPDLEKRMGEWQSTPRIGDILQKLTPFLKMYAEYVRNFDHAMELLKLWTDRSPQFKAIIQEIQKQEVCGSLTLQHHMLEPVQRVPRYEMLLKDYLKKLPQEHMDHRDAEKSLEIIATAATHSNTAIRKNDNLKKLLEIYEMLGEEEDIVNASNEFIKEGHILKLAARNTSAMDRYLFLFNNMLLYCVPKFSLVGQKFTLRTRIGIDGLKVTETFNDDYPHTFQVSGKERTLELQASSEQDKEGWIKAFQETIEVFLQKNETFKTASKELEEVSISELGKRAPRWIRDNEVTMCMKCREPFNALTRRRHHCRACGYVVCWKCSDNKAALEYDGNKINKVCRDCYSVLTGHADSEEKEGKKKGILEIEAAQFSGSSIMCGFLQYCEKNKPWQKVWCVIPQKEALVLYLYGAPQDVKAQCTIPLLGYLVDDAARPTDPPAIFRLSQSKSVHSFAAETEELKQRWLRVVRLAVTGEVPEAPPPGDATVLESSQEPSTESM from the exons ATCCTGAGAGGAGCCCCAGCGCACGAGGCAGTTCcagtgagagacagagtcagGACAGCAGGCCCAGAGGCCAGAGCTCTCCTGGAGTAAATGGAAGAG TGCCACCTAAACCAGAACACCTCCAGAGCCCGGTGACAGAGCTGTGTGTATCGCTGGGCAAGACTCCACCCTTCAGCTCCAagatggaggatggaggaggtgggggaagCACGAAGGGCAGAGTGTTGGACCTCATTAACCACTTTGAGGAGAACAG ccTCTCAGAGAGCAAgcgggagggctctcctctcaAGCACAAACCTATCAAGGGCGCTCCTGTGCACAAGAGCGTTGTGAGGCCGCTCGAGTCCTGTGATAAGCCGCTGGACAGCAGCAGCCATGTGCGCAGGCCCTCGGCCAACGGCGTGCTAGCCCGGATGGACAGAGACGCTGCTCCGGACGGCCAGCAGCCACTGCTCAACGGAGACGCAGAGGACTCGGCGGTGGATGGGAAACCAGACCTGTCTGCCTCTCGCCCCGATACGGCAGAGCAGGAGGACACAGAAAATGAAACCCGCAAGGAAGACATGGGCATGGAacacaag GAGACCAATGAACAGAAGCTTTATAAGATTGCCAGTGAGCTTTTGCAGACAGAGAAGGCTTATGTGGCAAGACTCAACTTATTAGACCAG GTGTTCCTCGCAAAGTTGATGGAGGAGGCAGGGAAAGGAACATTCCCAGTGGATGTAGTGAAGAACATCTTCTCCAATATCTCCTCCATCAATGCCTTCCACAGCCAGTTCCTCCTGCCAGACCTGGAAAAACGCATGGGGGAATG GCAGTCCACACCTCGCATCGGGGACATCCTTCAGAAGCTCACGCCTTTCCTGAAGATGTACGCAGAGTACGTGAGGAACTTTGATCACGCCATGGAGCTGCTAAAACTCTGGACGGATCGCTCGCCTCAGTTTAAAGCCATCATACAGGAAATCCAG AAGCAGGAAGTTTGTGGGAGTCTCACTCTACAGCACCACATGTTGGAGCCGGTCCAGAGAGTGCCTAGATATGAGATGCTCCTCAAAGACTACCTGAAGAAGCTTCCTCAGGAACACATGGACCACAGGGATGCGGAGA AGTCCTTGGAGATTATTGCTACAGCAGCCACCCATTCCAACACGGCAATTCGCAAAAAT GACAACTTGAAGAAATTGCTGGAAATCTACGAGAtgctgggggaggaggaggacatTGTGAACGCCTCCAACGAGTTCATTAAAGAGGGCCACATTCTCAAACTGGCCGCCAGGAACACGTCGGCCATGGACAGATATCTCTTCCTG TTCAACAACATGCTGCTGTATTGTGTACCCAAGTTCAGTCTTGTTGGACAGAAGTTCACTTTGCGTACACGGATAGGAATCGACGGCCTGAAGGTGACGGAGACGTTCAACGACGACTACCCACACACCTTCCAGGTGTCCGGCAAGGAGCGCACACTGGAGCTGCAGGCCAG CTCCGAGCAAGACAAGGAGGGCTGGATAAAG GCATTCCAGGAAACAATTGAGGTCTTTCTCCAAAAGAACGAGACGTTTAAAACAGCATCTAAGGAACTGGAGGAAGTATCG ATATCCGAGCTGGGGAAACGAGCTCCCCGCTGGATTCGGGACAATGAGGTGACCATGTGCATGAAGTGCAGAGAGCCTTTCAATGCCCTGACGCGAAGGAGACACCACTGCCGCGCGTGCGGCTAT GTGGTTTGCTGGAAGTGCTCGGACAACAAGGCTGCGCTGGAATACGATGGCAACAAGATTAACAAGGTGTGTCGTGACTGCTACTCGGTCCTAACCGGCCATGCGGACAGCGAGGAGAAGGAAGGCAAGAAGAAAGGGATTCTGGAG ATTGAAGCAGCACAGTTCTCAGGTAGTAGCATAATGTGTGGCTTCCTGCAGTACTGTGAGAAGAACAAGCCCTGGCAGAAGGTCTGGTGTGTCATTCCCCAGAAGGAGGCTTTAGTGCTCTACCTGTACGGAGCTCCACAG GACGTTAAGGCCCAGTGCACCATTCCTCTGCTGGGCTACTTGGTAGACGACGCTGCCCGGCCCACGGATCCTCCGGCCATTTTCCGGCTGTCCCAGTCGAAGTCCGTGCACAGTTTCGCAGCGGAGACCGAGGAGCTGAAGCAGCGCTGGCTACGTGTCGTCCGCTTGGCCGTGACCGGCGAGGTGCcagaggccccgccccctggcgACGCCACCGTGCTGGAGAGCAGTCAGGAGCCGAGCACAGAGAGCATGTGA